The following are from one region of the Heptranchias perlo isolate sHepPer1 chromosome 24, sHepPer1.hap1, whole genome shotgun sequence genome:
- the creld2 gene encoding cysteine-rich with EGF-like domain protein 2 isoform X3, which produces MAVAQGVEDTSRKNFGGGNTEWEERKLSKYEFSEIRLVEIIESLCENAEFECNLMVETNEDHIENWWFTMQKNHPNFFLWFCVDMIKVCCPDGTFGVDCVGCPGGADRPCNGHGSCDGDGTRTGDGSCSCTNEYKGEECLDCAAGYYSEFRNETDSVCTACHPACKMCTGLSNKNCTECASGWVEAVTDEDGVVCVDVDECAAETLPCKQHEHCSNTEGSYFCKACDDACDACTGEGPEECINCTTGYTMEEQKCIDINECNLSEVCSRENEDCVNTEGSFKCVCAEGHEDRDGACVEVKVPVEMEDSEEQKDVEPEALADVDPHEDL; this is translated from the exons GGTGTAGAAGATACTTCCAGAAAGAATTTTGGTGGTGGAAATACAGAGTGGGAAGAAAGGAAATTGTCAAAATATGAATTCAG TGAGATTCGTCTTGTGGAAATTATTGAATCCCTGTGTGAGAATGCTGAGTTTGAATGTAATCTCATGGTGGAAACCAATGAAGATCATATTGAGAACTGGTGGTTCACAAT gCAGAAAAATCATCCTAATTTCTTCCTCTGGTTCTGTGTGGATATGATTAAAGTTTGCTGCCCTGATGGAACCTTTGGTGTGGACTGTGTTG GATGTCCTGGTGGTGCAGATAGGCCCTGCAATGGGCATGGTTCATGCGATGGTGATGGTACACGGACTGGTGATGGCTCTTGCAGCTGTACAAATGAGTACAAAGGAGAAGAATGTTTAGACTGTGCTGCTGGCTACTACAGTGAATTCCGGAATGAAACCGATTCAGTCTGCACAG CCTGTCACCCTGCCTGCAAAATGTGCACTGGCCTGTCGAACAAGAACTGCACTGAATGTGCAAGCGGCTGGGTAGAAGCAGTCACTGATGAAGATGGGGTCGTCTGTGTGG ATGTCGATGAGTGTGCGGCAGAGACCTTACCTTGCAAACAACATGAGCACTGTTCAAACACAGAAGGGTCCTATTTCTGCAAAG CTTGTGATGATGCCTGTGATGCATGTACTGGAGAAGGCCCAGAAGAATGTATCAACTGCACAACTGGGTACACAATGGAGGAGCAAAAATGCATAG ATATAAATGAATGCAATCTGTCTGAAGTGTGTTCACGTGAAAACGAAGACTGTGTTAATACTGAAGGCAGCTTTAAATGTGTCTGTGCTGAAGGCCACGAAGACCGAGATGGCGCCTGTGTAGAAGTTAAAGTACCAG TAGAAATGGAGGATTCTGAAGAGCAAAAAGATGTTGAACCTGAAGCTTTAGCAGATGTTGACCCACATGAAGACCTTTGA